The genomic stretch TTCTGGCAGGAAACCAGGGTTATTGCAGAAAGAATGATGAAAAAAAGAATGCTGCTTACCCGGTTGTACATCTATCCCCGTTTTAATGATGATTGGTTCAATAAAATTAATCAAAAAGTTGGTTATCCCGTACTTTACCTGCTAAGGGTAGTGTCCTGTTTTGAATGGTTGTCATCCTGAGGAACGAAGGATCTCCTGATCAGGATCGTTTGCTTAACCTGAGATCCTTCGTTCCTCAGGATGACAGGTCACAAAATATTCAAAATAGGACACTACCAGCATAAGAGGGCTTGCCCGTTTGCAACCAGCTCCCAAACTGCTGTTAATTATCCGGCCCGCTTCTGCCGTTTGCTGCTTTATCCTATTTTTGCTTAAATACAGCATGTTGAATTTAACCATACAAACCAGGGGCCTCGTAAAAGTTTATGGCAGCCGCACCGTTGTAAACCATGTTTCCTTTGAGGTAAAACAGGGGGAGATCGTTGGTTTGCTCGGGCCCAATGGCGCCGGTAAAACCACCTCGTTCTACCAGGTGGTGGGACTTGTTAAGCCTGATGAAGGAGAGGTTTTTCTCAATGATATCAATATCACAAAGCTCCCCATGTACAAAAGGGCGCAAATGGGTATTGGCTATTTGCCACAGGAAGCGAGTGTTTTCAGGAAGTTAAGTGTGGAAGATAATATCCTGGCGGTGCTGGAAATGACCAAACTCAGCAAAAAGCAGCAAAAAGAAAAAATGGAGACTCTGCTGGACGAGTTCAACCTGCAGCGGGTACGTAAAAATAACGGCGATACCCTCAGTGGCGGCGAAAGGCGGCGAACCGAAATTGCCCGGGCCCTGGCAGTGGACCCTAAATTCATTTTACTCGATGAGCCCTTTGCCGGCGTTGACCCGATCGCGGTGGAGGACATACAGGGGATCGTTGCCAAACTGAAGTTCAGGAATATCGGGATACTTATCACCGACCATAACGTGAACGAAACCCTTTCCATCTGCGACCGGGCTTACCTGCTCATCGACGGAAAGATATTCACCCACGGCACGGCTGAAGAACTGGCCGGTGACGAACAGGTACGCCGCCTCTACCTCGGTAAGAACTTTGAATTAAAGCGCAAGGATTATTTACATGATGAAGCTGCCCGATAATTTTTTATCTTGTCGGGGAAATGAAACTGCTCTCTCCCGCCATATCCAAATTAGCCCGTATGCGTCTCTGGCGTATCGAGAACTGGAGCAGCCATCCCGTGGCCGTTCAGCGGGAGGTATTGCAGGAGCTGGTCACCGCAGCCCAATACACCGAATTTGGCAGGAAGTATAATTTCTCAAAACTGTTCACCCTGCGGGAATTCAAAAAAAATGTTCCCATTCATGAGTACGACGACATAAAGCCCTATATCCTGCGGATGATGGAAGGGGAAGAGAATATCCTGTGGAATACCCCGGTGAAATGGTTCGCCAAATCTTCGGGCACCACCTCCGACAAAAGTAAGTTCATTCCCATCAGCGAGGAAAGCCTGTACGACAACCACTTTAAAGCCAGCAAGGATGTGCTGAGTTATTACTATAAAAATTTCCCGTCCAGCGACCTGCTGACCGGTAAAGGACTGGTTGTGGGTGGTTCTCACCAGATCAGTAAGGTAAACGAAGACATACAGTATGGCGACCTCAGTGCCGTGCTGATGCAAAATTCCCCTTTCTGGGGACAGTGGATACGGACGCCCGAGTTAAGCGTGGCCCTGCTGGACGAGTGGGAAATGAAAATTGAAAAACTGGCACAGATCACGGCCAACGAGAATGTTACCTCCATTGCAGGAGTACCCACCTGGACCCTTCTTTTATTAAAGCGGATCCTGGAGATAAAAGGTAAATCAACCATCCGGGAAGTGTGGCCGAATTTAGAGCTCTACATCAACGGGGGCGTTTCATTCATTCCTTACAAAGACCAGTTTGATAAGCTCATTGGTGAAAAAATAAACTACCTGGAAATATACAATGCCAGCGAGGGCTTTATCGCTGCGCAGGTAAAACCGGATGACGATGGCATGTTGTTATTCACCGAACATGGTATTTTTTATGAGTTCATGCCGGTGGAAGAATACAAAAAGAAAGACCCGGTAACGGTTGGTTTAAAAGACGTTGTTCCCGGGAAGAACTATGCCCTCATCATCAGCACCACCGGCGGGTTGTGGCGATACCTCATCGGCGATACCATACAGTTCACCAGCCTTGATCCATACAAGATAAAAATCAGCGGAAGGCTGAAGCACTATATGAATGCCTTTGGCGAGGAGGTGATCGTTGATAATTCTGATAAAGCCATTGCAATGGCTTCTGAAAGAACAAATGCCGTGGTGAACGATTATACGGCCGCCCCGGTTTATTTCAGTGAGAACAACAACGGCGCACACGAGTGGCTGATCGAATTTGAAAAAGATCCGGATGATTTTGAATTATTTATCACCGAGCTGGATAAAGCTCTTAAAAATATAAACAGCGATTACGAAGCCAAGCGGCATAAGAATATCGCGTTACGCATGCCCATTGTTCATAAACTTCCTAAGGGAACATTCATGGAATGGTTGCGGAGAAAAGGCAAATTAGGCGGGCAGCATAAGGTTCCCCGGCTGAGCAACGACCGGCAGATCCTGGAGGAAATACTTACCATAAAAAATATCGGGCCTGTTTAAGGTTTTGATTTTATCTTGAGAAAAGAAAACGGTCATCTATGAAATTATTAGAAGGAAAGAACGCCATCATCACCGGGGCTGCCCGGGGCATCGGCGAAGGCATTGCGTTAAAATTTGCGGCGCAGGGGTGCAATATTGCATTTACCTATGTAAGCGATAATAGTGCAGAAAAAGCAAAAGCACTGGAAGAAAAGCTGGCTGCCATGGGCGTAAAGGCAAAAGCATGGAAAAGCAATGCGGGTGATTATGCCGCCTGTGAAGGCTTTGTAAACGATGTGCTGAAAGAATTCGGCGCCGTGGACATCTGTGTGAACAATGCCGGCATATCAAAAGATAATTTATTGCTCCGGATGACGCCTGAGCAATGGGACGAAGTGATGCAGGTGAACCTGAAAAGTGTTTTCAACATGACCAAGCAGGTGATACGCCCCATGATGAAGGCAAGAAGCGGCAGCATCATCAATATGAGCAGCGTGATCGGCGAAATGGGCAATGCCGGCCAGAGCAGTTATGCGGCCAGCAAAGCGGGCATCATCGGTTTTACCAAGAGTGTTGCCAAAGAACTGGGCAGCCGTAATATCCGGTGCAATGCGGTTGCCCCGGGCTTTGTGGAAACCGATATGACCCATTACCTGAAAGAAGGCGAAGGCGCTGAAAAATATAAGGCTGATATCCCGTTGGGAAGATTTGCCAGTACCGAAGACATTGCCAATGTCTGCCTGTTCCTGGCCTGTGATATGGGCAGCTATATTACCGGGCAGGTGATAAGCGCCTGTGGCGGATTGAATATTTAATCTCTACATCGCATAAAAACCCCGGGTAGAATCTACCCGGGGTTTTTTATTAGGATGACCGGAACGCTACCGGGTGATTTAATTTTTTATGCGGCCCGAAAAAGATCCGCAACAGGATACGGAATGCAGCCAGCTCAATGAATATGAAACACAATCCCAGTAAAATGATCAATGCTGCCTGGCCGCTGTGTACATAGGTAAAGAACACGTCAACTCCAATGAATGCAGCTGTTATTGGAAAACCCAGCATTCCCAGGGCTGCCAGCAAAAACAGGAAGCCGGTTGTTTCTTCTTCATATACATAACCATGGAACCGGTTGAGTGAAATATCCCTGTCGATGGAATTTATTTTTTGCAGGCAATAATAGCCCAGTAAAAAAGCCATCAGCACGCCGCTGGTATACAACCCCGTCTCCGTGATATTTACCTGGTCTGCATTAAGCAGCAGGGCTGCCAGTATATAAATATGGCCCGTTAACAAACAGAACCACGCCCGCAAGGCAGATCGCCTGTATGAAAATGAAAAAAGAATGACCGACAGGGCAATGCTCATAAATATAAGCGGCAGGCTCACCCCGGTAAACTGCAGCGACCGGGGGTTTACTTGACCCAGGACCAGGATCGCAATACCCGTAATGGCCAGGGCTCCCAGTAAGATAAACGACCGGAAGAACTGTAATTGTTTCCCGATCCATTTGAACGGGCTCCATACATACCGGAACATGATCGTATCTAAATTCCATTCTTTAACATTCAGGATGTATAAAGAAGCTTTAAAAGCCGACACCGGTTTTTGTTGCGGAATGGTATAATGAAAATACTGGTGATGAACCAGGTAATTCAGCACCGAAGGCGAAACCAGCAACTGGTATGTTCGTAAGAAGGCATTGCCGGCAAAATGGATCAATACCAGCCAGTGAAAACCCAGGGCTGTTTCAATGAACATGATACCGATCTGTGCGGCAGAGGAATAAGCGATCTGTGTCTTTACCGTTGGCTGCGCCCTCGCAATAAGAGTGGCCATAATGGCCGTTAATGCACCAATAACAATGATGCTGATCTTTACCCAAAGCATGTCTTCCCAGAAAGGGTGTGTGCGAAGCAGGAAGAAAACACCGATGTGTACACTGAGTGAACCATAAAAAATGGCCGAAGAAGAAGTGGGTCCTTCCATGGCCCTCGGCAACCAGGTGGTGAACGGAAACTGTGCCGACTTAACCGTAGCCGCCAATATGATCATACAGACAATGAACAGGGCCATTCCCGTATGACCCGTTTGAACAGCGATGTCCTTTGCCTCACCCAACTGGGTAAATGAAATATTCTGATGGGTAAGATGATGCATCATCCACATGGCAAGCATAAGCGAAACGTCGCTGATGCGGTAATTGGAGACCGTCTTCAGTGCATTTTTTACAGGCAGGTACCGGTTCCGGTAGAAAGCGATCAGTAAGAATGAACAAAGCCCCTTGATCTCCCAGCCGATAAAGAGGGTCTCAAAATTTCCGGAGAGGATAATGAAGTTATACCCGGCTGCAAATAAAAGAATGGTGTTGAAAAAACGTTTGTACCCCTGGTCACGGTGCATGTAATACTTGCTGAATGTAGCCACCAGGAAGAATAATAGGGCGCCCACAAAACCGAATACAGCCGTTATCTCATCGTAATACAATTGAATGGCAAAAACAAAATGTTCGGTCTGGTAAAGGGTGGCCAGTTTATAGGTCACCGGCTCAAGTCCATTGAATATCCACCAGACCAGGAACACAACGGACAGTACGATGTAAGATACCTTCGTAACCCGCACGATACGGCCAATAGCTTTTTCACTTTTATTCTGCCAGAACAGCGAGATCAGAAAAGCCAGCAATGGCAGGCCGATGAATAAGATGAGCAGTTGTTCCATTTGTTTTATTTCTAGCTGTTAATTTTATTTGTTTCAGAAAACCCTTCCTGTTTTTTGGTAGTGCATCAGTTTGAAAATTTTGGACTACAAATCTTGTCAGGTTGTCCCGATAGCTATCGGGATGTCGAAGCTAATCGTAGTGCTAAAACACCTTCGACAAGCTCAGGCTGACATCTATTTTTTCAAACTGGTGCACTACCTGTTTTTCCTGCTATGGCTAATCCAGCAGGTACACCGGCAGGTTTTCTTCCGTTGCATGCACAATGTGGTTGGTCTCCATTTCTTTTGCCCCTTCTAAGAATTTCTCCATGTTGTGGATGGTCTTTATTTCTTCCGAAGCGGTGATGGGTTCATATTTTTCAAACACCCCGTTCCTGAAATAATAAAACTGTTCTTCTTCCGGGTGCAGCGCCACCACGTGTACCCATTCATTCCGGTACCACTCAAATACTTCCGGTGTGGACTGAATGGCTTTTAAAACAATATCCGGTTTGTGTTCAACGATCACCAGCAATCGTACCGGGTCGTGCACTTCGATCATCTGCCAGGGCAGGCCGGGCCGCAGGTCGCCATCGCTGCTGTTGGCCACACCAAAAAGGCCCATTACATTGTGCGGCAGTTTGGTGCCGGCGCCCATTTTAATATTATCCACCCGTGAGAAATAATATTCCAGGTTGATGCCCCCGCAAACCAGCCCGATCGGCCGCATCACCGCAGTAAGAATGGATCCGTCGGGATCAGTTGCATGATCATAGCTGTTCAGGAATGCACGGCGGTCGAGGAACAGGCCCTTGGTTGTTTGCCTGTGGCCGATGATGGCAAGCGTGTTCGTGCCATGGCCCAGTTCCGGCCGGGGTTCAAACAAAGAAACCGAACGGTCGTGAATGGCTTTACGTACCTGCTCCAGCCGCTGCCGGGTATTGATGGATGCAAAACGCCTGCTTCTTTCTTTGGCGTTTAGGTTCAGCGCTGTTTCAAAATTCTGTTTGTTGATGAGGTGTTCGCCTGCATTCCCGGCGCTCAGAACTCCTTCGTCGTAATAACCCATCACATCGGCTGCCGTATCATGCATGCTGCCGATGAACTGCGTGGAGCCGGGGATCAGGATCCCTTTTGATGCCAGGTTTTCCCTCACTTTTTTATGATTGAGAATAAATGCCTGTACCCTTGCGTTGGTGGCGCCCGGTCTTCCGCTGCAGGCCCCGCAATCGTGAGCGCCGTGGTGTGGATTGTTGGCGCTGCTGCTTCCGTGCGCTACAATGTAAACGATAGGCGCAAAATTTTTAACCAGCCCGATGCCACGTAAAAAACCTTCGGCCCTTGCCGTCATTTCATCAACAGTATAGCCGATCTGCAATCCATTCTCTACATCGGCTGGGTCCCTGTTTTCTATTGTTAGCGCAGATTGCCTGTCCATATGCCCGTATGCATTTGAAATGGCCGGGCTCATTTTCGGGCTGAACATCATCTGCATCTTTTTTCCCAACGCCCAAAAACCATACGTGATGCTTAAAACAAAGCCGGTGAAAAATCCATGCGTAAGCTTGGTATAGATCGGCTCGTCCTTCCGGGGTTCCTTTGCATCGTATTCTTTGATCAGGTATTTGGGTGTTACCGGTGCAGGACAGAGTTTATCATAAAACTTGCTTCCTTCCTGCTGAAAATAGAACTCCACCCCAAAAAATCCCGGGGCGCCGAATGTTTCGCAGTTCTTATCCACCGCTTCGATATGCCGGCGGATAGAATCCTCCCGTTCATCAATGCAGAAGATGGCCTGGAATGTTTTTTCATTTGACGGGGGCCTCGGTGAGGCGATCGTGATCCCCTTGAGCACCGAATCATAATAGCTCCATTCAAAGGCATCCTGCCACAATTCCAGTACTTCGGCTAATTCTGTTTTAGGAACATCCGCAAATAAGTCAAGCGGTGGTTCTGCAACATGATCGGCCAGCGGCTGCCATTTTTTTCCGAGCTGGTGGTTCAGCGCATCCAGCTCCATCAGCAATTCAAACTCCACCAGTTCCTTCAGGGTAATTATTTTCCGGTCGAGCAAGGTCTGTGGGTTGTCTTCCACCGCAGAAACAAAACCACTCCATCCATGATGGGAAAACTGCTGGTCAAATAAATACTGTTCAAAATATTCTTCTTTTCCAACAATGGTCGTTAAAAGTCCGGCAATGGAATAGTCGCCCGACAGGAATTTTTGACGGACTGCCCGGGTTTTAAAGAAGCTGGTGAAACTTTTTTGCTCCAGCTCCTTCAGGCTTTCCATGAATGGTTTACCGGCAACCGGGAAACTTTCAACGGCAATGCCCTGGTCTAAAAAAGCACAGAGGATGCGGAACAGCAGGGGATGAACTTTGTTATCCAGGTCGATATGGTAGACCTCTTTCCAGTATTTTCTTAACTGCCCGATCCGCGAAAGGTTATTGGTATCGTATTCTGCAGCGGTAAGTTTTTGTTTCCATCCTGCAACGGCTCCTTTTCCTTTTTTGCCGGCGATCACCATCTGAAGCACATCTTCCCGGATGCGTCCTGTTTTATGCAGTTCCCGGAATTCGGGTAACTGCAGGTGCACCTGGTAGCCGAAAATCTTTGATGCCTTGAAAATGGCATCATAAAATTTCATGTGCTGAAAAGCATGCAGGGAGTTGTGATGGATAAAATCCTTCAAGGCCTGCTGCGAAGGCAAAAAATGTTTCAGTTCATGAATAACATGTGCTTCGTCAAAGGAATGGTTGCTCATATAAAATAAAATCGGGCTGGAGAAAACCTCCAACCCTGTTTAAAAAATTAATGCCTTAGTTCCGCTAAGCTGAATTTGGGATTTTTTTCATCCTTTATGTATGATACATCTTTATAAAACTCCACTTTACCGGTATCAATATTATACATGGCCCCCACAATACCTATTTCGCCTTTGTCCAGCATTTCCTCCAGGATAAAACTGCGTTCAATAATATTCTTCACACCACGCTTCACATTCAACGTAGCTACATTCTCAACAAATTTTCCGTTTTTTGAATTCCGCTTATCGATGGCAGTTGTTTCAGATTCGGCATAAACAGCGGGTTGCAATTTGGACAACAGCTCGGTAAGGTTTCCCATTTCTACATGGTCGCAGGCGCCTTTTACTGCCCCGCATTTGGTGTGTCCAAGAACGACGATCAGCTTTGATCCTGCTACTTTACAGGCAAACTCCATGCTGCCCAGTATATCTGTATTCACAATATTACCGGCGATCCTGACAGAAAAAACATCGCCCAATCCCTGGTCGAAGATCAACTCAGAAGAAGTGCGGCTGTCAATACAGCTAAGTATGGTGGCAAATGGCCATTGTCCGTCACGGGTGGCATTCACCTGGCCTAATAGATCCCTTTGTGCTTTTAAATTTTTTACAAACCGGGCATTCCCTTCCTGTAATATTTCCAATGCCATCCTGGGCGTTAAACTGGCTTGTGTTTCTTTTGTATGAACTCTCATTTTAAATTTGATTTGCTTTTTTAAAAAAATTAATGTTTTAAGCCGGTTCAATGAACCGGATCGTTTCTACCGTTATATTTTTAGTCTTCGCATTGCTTCTGAAATCGCGGATGAGTTCCACTACATCGTATGCAATGGACCTGGAATTGGTGCAATCAATGATAACTTTTGAATTTTCCGGGATCTCTTCCAGCTCTTTTATAACACTGGCCTTATTAAAAAAGGAAACCTCTTCTGCCAGCACGAGGTGATGTACTTCATGTCCTTCTTCTGTTGTCACCGTTTCTTTCATGTAATGCGAATTCCGGTAGCTATGGCGGAGTGTGTAAAAAATACCAAATAGTATGCCGATGGTAATTCCTTTTAACAGGTCGGTCAACAAAATTCCTACAACGGTTGCTAAAAAAGGAACAAACTGTTCCCAACCCAGTTTGTACATCTGCTTAAATAGAACGGGCTTCGCTAATTTATAACCCACCATGAATAAAATGGCAGCTAAACTGGCAAGCGGGATCATATTCAACACACCGGCAATGGTAATAGCGCTGATCAATAAAAACACCCCGTGAAGGATGGCCGATAATTTTGTTTTGCCACCAAAAGAAATATTGGCTGAGCTGCGTACTATAACCTGTGTAACAGGCAAGCCTCCTATTAATCCTGAAAATATATTTCCAAGTCCCTGGGCTTTCAATTCCCTGTTGGTAGGTGTAATTCTTTTATTGGGGTCCATTTTGTCTGTAGCTTCAACACTCAGCAGTGTTTCCAGGCTGGCAACAATGGCCAATACAATGGCTATTTTCCAGACCTCAAAATTCGTTATGGCTGAAAAATCCGGAAAGGTGAACTGGTTAAAAAACTCCGTTAAATTATTTGCAACCGGAAGCCTTACAACCTGGTCTTCGGCTAAACTGAAATCCAGTGTTCCCGATTTAAACAGGTAATTCATTACGATACCAAGAATTACCACAACAATGGGGCCTTGTATCAACTGAAAGATTTTATGTTTTTTTGTTAACACCGAATCCCACAATATCAATATAGCTAAAGAGATGACTGCTATCAAAACAGCCCCGGGGGTAATAAAATCCAGCGCCTTTGATATCTCGGTAAACGTATTTTGCCCGTCTGCCTGTAAAAAAGCATCATCCCCTTCTGCGTCCTTATCCCAGCCTAAAGCGTGTGGAATTTGTTTTAAGATTATGAGAAGCCCGATGCCCGTAAGCATTCCTTTAATGACGGAAGAGGGAAAAAAGTAGGCGATAAAACCAGCTTTGGCAAAGCCGAGTGCCAGTTGAATAAATCCGGCTATTACAACCGCCAGTAAAAAAGCAGGCCAGGAACCCAGGGTGGTGATGGCGGTTAATACAATTACAGCCAGGCCGGCAGCAGGACCGCTAACCCCCAATGATGAACCGCTTGCAATACCTACAATGATACCCCCCACAATTCCTGCGATGATGCCGGAAAAAAGTGGCGCTCCCGATGCCAATGCAATACCCAGGCATAAGGGCACTGCAACAAAAAATACGACAATGCTGGCCGGAAGATCACTCTTAAATTCCTTAAATAGGTTATTGTTCTTCATGTAAAACTGTTTTAATTTAATGAAAAGAAGATAGTATTACTATCAAATCAGGTATGGTCTAACAGATCCTTACCACCGGGTTATAAAAAAGGTTGAGAAAGCCTGTAACAGGCACTGTGATTTAACTAAAAAGATGATTATGCCACGTTGGGCGGAGGTACCAGCAGTTCGCCGTGGAAAGCAATATAGGTTCCTGCGTTTTCTGTTTTGTGGTATTGCAGGTCGATGGAAAAAAGATAATCGGTCTTGTGATGGTCGTGCAGAAATTCTTCCGAAACAGAACTGATGTTCTTCGGCGTTTTTTCTTCGGTGCTGTTCCCAAACGGGTTGGCACTCTCTTCTTCGCTGCCGGGCATGGGTGACTGGACGGGGGATGATTTTGAACTTTTGGCCAGTTCCTGCTGGCTGGCAAAAACAAAGGGGGTGCTTACCGTAAGCCACATCAGCAGCAGTATCATAAGAACCGCTGAACCTATTTGAAAAATATTATATGTTTTTTTTCTTGTTGTCATTGAAGGAAGCGCAAATTAATACTTCTGCCCGTGCAAACCAAACCTTCTGCTTAATCAGGCGCAGGATGATTAAATTTTACAATTACCTAACAATACAGCAGGGAAATGGTTGAGACCGGGGGTTAGCAGCATGTTCCTGCACTTCCCGTAAAAACAAGTATGCAGAAACAGGAAAAGCCGGTTCAAGGCTGTACATTTAATATATGAACATACCGCCGGTTTTATGACGCCATACGAAAAACTGTTAACAGACAACAAAACCTGGGCAAAGGAACAGTTGAAAACGGACCCCGCGTTCTTTAAGCGGTTGTCTTCCATTCAAACCCCTGATTTTTTATGGATCGGCTGCAGCGACAGCCGCGTGCCCGCCGATAAGATAACCGGAACACAACCCGGCGAAATATTCGTACACCGGAACATCGCCAACATGGTGGTACACACCGACGTCAATCTTTTAAGTGTGCTGGATTATGCGGTGAACCATT from Chitinophagaceae bacterium encodes the following:
- the lptB gene encoding LPS export ABC transporter ATP-binding protein; the protein is MLNLTIQTRGLVKVYGSRTVVNHVSFEVKQGEIVGLLGPNGAGKTTSFYQVVGLVKPDEGEVFLNDINITKLPMYKRAQMGIGYLPQEASVFRKLSVEDNILAVLEMTKLSKKQQKEKMETLLDEFNLQRVRKNNGDTLSGGERRRTEIARALAVDPKFILLDEPFAGVDPIAVEDIQGIVAKLKFRNIGILITDHNVNETLSICDRAYLLIDGKIFTHGTAEELAGDEQVRRLYLGKNFELKRKDYLHDEAAR
- a CDS encoding GH3 auxin-responsive promoter family protein is translated as MKLLSPAISKLARMRLWRIENWSSHPVAVQREVLQELVTAAQYTEFGRKYNFSKLFTLREFKKNVPIHEYDDIKPYILRMMEGEENILWNTPVKWFAKSSGTTSDKSKFIPISEESLYDNHFKASKDVLSYYYKNFPSSDLLTGKGLVVGGSHQISKVNEDIQYGDLSAVLMQNSPFWGQWIRTPELSVALLDEWEMKIEKLAQITANENVTSIAGVPTWTLLLLKRILEIKGKSTIREVWPNLELYINGGVSFIPYKDQFDKLIGEKINYLEIYNASEGFIAAQVKPDDDGMLLFTEHGIFYEFMPVEEYKKKDPVTVGLKDVVPGKNYALIISTTGGLWRYLIGDTIQFTSLDPYKIKISGRLKHYMNAFGEEVIVDNSDKAIAMASERTNAVVNDYTAAPVYFSENNNGAHEWLIEFEKDPDDFELFITELDKALKNINSDYEAKRHKNIALRMPIVHKLPKGTFMEWLRRKGKLGGQHKVPRLSNDRQILEEILTIKNIGPV
- the fabG gene encoding 3-oxoacyl-[acyl-carrier-protein] reductase: MKLLEGKNAIITGAARGIGEGIALKFAAQGCNIAFTYVSDNSAEKAKALEEKLAAMGVKAKAWKSNAGDYAACEGFVNDVLKEFGAVDICVNNAGISKDNLLLRMTPEQWDEVMQVNLKSVFNMTKQVIRPMMKARSGSIINMSSVIGEMGNAGQSSYAASKAGIIGFTKSVAKELGSRNIRCNAVAPGFVETDMTHYLKEGEGAEKYKADIPLGRFASTEDIANVCLFLACDMGSYITGQVISACGGLNI
- a CDS encoding DUF2309 domain-containing protein — its product is MSNHSFDEAHVIHELKHFLPSQQALKDFIHHNSLHAFQHMKFYDAIFKASKIFGYQVHLQLPEFRELHKTGRIREDVLQMVIAGKKGKGAVAGWKQKLTAAEYDTNNLSRIGQLRKYWKEVYHIDLDNKVHPLLFRILCAFLDQGIAVESFPVAGKPFMESLKELEQKSFTSFFKTRAVRQKFLSGDYSIAGLLTTIVGKEEYFEQYLFDQQFSHHGWSGFVSAVEDNPQTLLDRKIITLKELVEFELLMELDALNHQLGKKWQPLADHVAEPPLDLFADVPKTELAEVLELWQDAFEWSYYDSVLKGITIASPRPPSNEKTFQAIFCIDEREDSIRRHIEAVDKNCETFGAPGFFGVEFYFQQEGSKFYDKLCPAPVTPKYLIKEYDAKEPRKDEPIYTKLTHGFFTGFVLSITYGFWALGKKMQMMFSPKMSPAISNAYGHMDRQSALTIENRDPADVENGLQIGYTVDEMTARAEGFLRGIGLVKNFAPIVYIVAHGSSSANNPHHGAHDCGACSGRPGATNARVQAFILNHKKVRENLASKGILIPGSTQFIGSMHDTAADVMGYYDEGVLSAGNAGEHLINKQNFETALNLNAKERSRRFASINTRQRLEQVRKAIHDRSVSLFEPRPELGHGTNTLAIIGHRQTTKGLFLDRRAFLNSYDHATDPDGSILTAVMRPIGLVCGGINLEYYFSRVDNIKMGAGTKLPHNVMGLFGVANSSDGDLRPGLPWQMIEVHDPVRLLVIVEHKPDIVLKAIQSTPEVFEWYRNEWVHVVALHPEEEQFYYFRNGVFEKYEPITASEEIKTIHNMEKFLEGAKEMETNHIVHATEENLPVYLLD
- a CDS encoding carbonic anhydrase (macrophage inducible 5; Mig-5) yields the protein MRVHTKETQASLTPRMALEILQEGNARFVKNLKAQRDLLGQVNATRDGQWPFATILSCIDSRTSSELIFDQGLGDVFSVRIAGNIVNTDILGSMEFACKVAGSKLIVVLGHTKCGAVKGACDHVEMGNLTELLSKLQPAVYAESETTAIDKRNSKNGKFVENVATLNVKRGVKNIIERSFILEEMLDKGEIGIVGAMYNIDTGKVEFYKDVSYIKDEKNPKFSLAELRH
- a CDS encoding SulP family inorganic anion transporter, with translation MKNNNLFKEFKSDLPASIVVFFVAVPLCLGIALASGAPLFSGIIAGIVGGIIVGIASGSSLGVSGPAAGLAVIVLTAITTLGSWPAFLLAVVIAGFIQLALGFAKAGFIAYFFPSSVIKGMLTGIGLLIILKQIPHALGWDKDAEGDDAFLQADGQNTFTEISKALDFITPGAVLIAVISLAILILWDSVLTKKHKIFQLIQGPIVVVILGIVMNYLFKSGTLDFSLAEDQVVRLPVANNLTEFFNQFTFPDFSAITNFEVWKIAIVLAIVASLETLLSVEATDKMDPNKRITPTNRELKAQGLGNIFSGLIGGLPVTQVIVRSSANISFGGKTKLSAILHGVFLLISAITIAGVLNMIPLASLAAILFMVGYKLAKPVLFKQMYKLGWEQFVPFLATVVGILLTDLLKGITIGILFGIFYTLRHSYRNSHYMKETVTTEEGHEVHHLVLAEEVSFFNKASVIKELEEIPENSKVIIDCTNSRSIAYDVVELIRDFRSNAKTKNITVETIRFIEPA